The Salinigranum rubrum genome contains the following window.
AAATAGAGGCAAAAGTCTTGAATGAATAACTTGACTTCGGACGTTTATTGCAGTAGGGACTATTCCAGAGACAATCGGTTGGATCGTGTGATGACTCCAGAGCGTTTCGCGAAGCCCCAAATCGAGCGATGCCGCTTCTCCGCGTCTCCCTCGATATCCTCCGTCACGACGGCCGAGTCACACGGCTGGTTCGCCGAGGAAGTGCTTGATGATACGGCCTTCAGCGCGGTGAAGTGTGCGGCTTGCTCCCCCTTACTGACGTCCAGCACAGCCGCTAGTTCGGTGAGCGTGGTTTCGCGCGGGCTATTGTAGTATCCTTGTTCAACCGCCTCGGTAATGAACCGCCGTTGGCGATCCGTCAGCAGATCGGTTGGGTCGGTCGACTGTCTGACCGAGCCGATTTCATACGAGATCCCCTCGGATTCGAACGCGTCTTTGAGTTGGGACAGTTGCTCATGAGACGTCGTGATGTCACTGGTAATCCACCGTTTCGAAGGGTTAAGGGATACTGTAGGAGGGGGCCCGAGGAGAGGAGTGCGCGATGCAACGGAGGGAGGAACTCGTGGGAGTACTGAATGAGCATCGTCCTCTCATCGGCGTGCAGCATGTCGTAGGATGGCAGCCACGACGCTTCGTCGAGCTGTCGAACGATGGCTGCGGTGTCGGACGTCTGAACTTCAAGGACTACCCGGATGCCATCTGCCGTCGGGTGAGCAGCTAGAACCCGAACTCGTCGTCCGGATACTCGGTCGAGAGTGCGCCTGGCCCATCAGAGAACTCGAATTTGACCTGTGCTCTGGGCATATTCCGCCCTTTCGACCCCCAGCCTTATCCACATGACGTTGAACATGTTTACGCTCATCGCAAAGTTGCACCCTTCCGTAGTAGTACTCGTGGTGAGACAGATGCAGCACGATCAACGTGCTCCCAAAATCCGACTGTTGAACAGCGATAAGGAGGATCCGCGATGAGTCAGTTCAGCGTCCTTGTCGTCGGTGCGACAGGCCGCCAAGGAGGGGCAGTTGCTGATCACCTATTGTCAAGCGGGTACAGAGACTTCGACGTCCACGCATTGACGCGCAGTCCCGAGAGCGACCGCGCCCAGGCGCTTGGCGACCAAGGTGCGACCCTCGTCGAGGGAAACCTCCTGGAAAAAAGTCTCAAGCCGTCGACGCGGTCTACTGCGTCACGATTGAGGCTGAGAACGGCGCACCACCGACAGAGGCGGGGATCGAGGCCGAAATCGAACAGGGAACGAACATGGCGGAGGTCGCCGCCGAAATCGGCATCGAACAGTTCGTGTATAGCTCCGTCGCCGGAGCCGATAGCGAAACCGGAATCCCGAACTTCGAGTCGAAGTACGATATCGAACGGCGGATTCTCGCCCTCGGCCTTCCCGCGACGATCCTTCGCCCCGTCACGATGATGCAGAACTACGAGCGCCAGCGCGAAGTGATTGAGGACGGAATCCTCGCGTCCCCCTTGCCGAGGGCGTCTCGATGCAGACCGTCGACGCCGGAGACATCGGTGCGCTCGCCGCCACCGCGCTAGCGACCCCCGACGAGTAGAGAGACGGGCGACGAGCATACGCTCGAAAGTGCGGCCGAGGTGTTCGCTGACGTAACCGGGACCGAGGTCGAACCCCAGCGCATCCCGATCGATGTCATCCGTGAGGAGCTGGGGGAGGTGGCGGCGATGTTCGAATGGATCAACGATTACGGATACGGCGTCGATATCGAAGGGCTAGAACGGGATCATAATATCGAGCTTACCCGGCTCGATACGTACCTCCGCGAGCACGATTGGGGCAGTAATTGACTGGCCTGCCACATTTACCATACCAGGGTTGGGTATATATTGCCAGTAACCATTATCGGAAAAGAGGCACACGAAACCGACTCCTAGGACACATGAACCCAACGATGGAACACGAGTCACCGTCATAACGATCGGCGTCAGCGACCTCGAACGATCACTTGCGTTCTATCGCGATGGGTTGGGATGGCCGACAGAGGGGATCGTCGGCACCGAGTTCGAAGGTGGAGCTGTCGCTTTCTTCCCGTTGAACAACGGCGTACAGCTGGCGATCTATCCGCGATCACAGATCGCGGAGGACGCGAACGTCGCTGATGAGGGACCGTTCGGCAGAATTCACGCTCGGGCACAACGTTGGCTCGAAAGCGGAAGTCGACGAGGTGATGGCAGCCGCCGAAGAGGCAGGCGCGACTGTCACCGACTCGCCTCAAGACGTGCTTGGGGTGGCTACTCGGGACACTTCATCGACCCGGACGATCACCTGTGGGAGGTCGTCTGGAATCCCGAACTGGAAATCTAACTCCGCGTTGTTACTATACAGCCGATCTCAATCTGCAGTCTGGAACTGGCTGAAGCCAGTGAAGTGGGGAGTAACGGTTATGGGGATCTGGTCCGCCAGCCCCTCCACAGCTTCCATCACTTCGTCATTGGGCTGGCCGTAGATATCGAGGCGCGTGGCCGTACAGTACTGCATTACCTCTTTCGATGTACGGGTCGGACAGTTCCCAGTGAGCCAGAATGGCGTCGGAGTCCGGTTGGATCTGGCAGCT
Protein-coding sequences here:
- a CDS encoding VOC family protein produces the protein MGVSDLERSLAFYRDGLGWPTEGIVGTEFEGGAVAFFPLNNGVQLAIYPRSQIAEDANVADEGPFGRIHARAQRWLESGSRRGDGSRRRGRRDCHRLASRRAWGGYSGHFIDPDDHLWEVVWNPELEI
- a CDS encoding NmrA family NAD(P)-binding protein, giving the protein MDAQSRERPRPGAWRPRCDPRRGKPPGKKSQAVDAVYCVTIEAENGAPPTEAGIEAEIEQGTNMAEVAAEIGIEQFVYSSVAGADSETGIPNFESKYDIERRILALGLPATILRPVTMMQNYERQREVIEDGILASPLPRASRCRPSTPETSVRSPPPR
- a CDS encoding helix-turn-helix domain-containing protein, with the translated sequence MTSDITTSHEQLSQLKDAFESEGISYEIGSVRQSTDPTDLLTDRQRRFITEAVEQGYYNSPRETTLTELAAVLDVSKGEQAAHFTALKAVSSSTSSANQPCDSAVVTEDIEGDAEKRHRSIWGFAKRSGVITRSNRLSLE